Proteins encoded within one genomic window of Sphingomonas cannabina:
- the argF gene encoding ornithine carbamoyltransferase codes for MRHFLDLASAGADGVAAILADAIDRKVARAGWPKGQPDTDAPLAGRVLAMVFEKSSTRTRVSFDMAMRQLGGSALILDGTTSQLGRGETIADTARVLSGFCDAIMVRTDDHAKLEEMAAHASVPVINGLTDASHPCQIVADLQTVIESGKALPGLKWAWLGDGNNVLHSIVEAAGLFKFSVVAGIPAGYDPEQRWIDAANAALAGTNARVSVDRDPLRAVEGADVVVTDTWISMGQAHAEEKLAAMMPYQVTETLMARARPDAVFLHCLPAHREEEVVTAVIDGPQSRIWDEAENRLHAQKSILRWCFGQVG; via the coding sequence ATGCGCCATTTCCTCGACCTTGCCTCCGCCGGCGCGGACGGCGTCGCCGCCATCCTGGCGGACGCGATCGATCGCAAAGTCGCGCGCGCCGGCTGGCCGAAGGGGCAGCCGGACACCGACGCCCCGCTCGCCGGCCGCGTGCTGGCGATGGTGTTCGAGAAGAGCTCGACCCGCACGCGCGTCAGCTTCGACATGGCGATGCGCCAGCTCGGCGGGTCGGCGCTGATCCTCGACGGCACCACCAGCCAGCTTGGCCGCGGTGAGACGATCGCCGACACCGCACGCGTGCTCTCGGGCTTCTGCGACGCGATCATGGTGCGCACCGACGATCACGCCAAGCTGGAGGAGATGGCGGCCCACGCCAGCGTGCCGGTGATCAACGGCCTCACCGATGCCTCGCATCCGTGCCAGATCGTCGCCGACCTGCAGACGGTGATCGAGAGCGGCAAGGCGCTGCCCGGGCTCAAATGGGCGTGGCTCGGCGACGGCAACAACGTGCTGCACTCGATCGTCGAGGCGGCCGGGCTGTTCAAATTCTCGGTCGTGGCGGGCATTCCCGCCGGCTATGACCCCGAGCAACGCTGGATCGACGCGGCCAATGCCGCGCTCGCCGGCACCAATGCGCGGGTGAGCGTCGACCGCGATCCGCTGCGCGCGGTCGAGGGCGCCGACGTGGTCGTCACCGACACCTGGATCTCGATGGGCCAGGCGCATGCCGAGGAGAAGCTCGCGGCGATGATGCCCTATCAGGTCACCGAGACGCTGATGGCGCGCGCCAGGCCCGATGCAGTGTTCCTCCACTGCCTCCCCGCGCATCGCGAGGAGGAGGTGGTGACGGCGGTGATCGACGGGCCGCAGTCGCGGATATGGGACGAGGCGGAGAACCGCCTCCACGCTCAGAAATCGATCCTGCGCTGGTGCTTTGGGCAGGTCGGGTGA
- the hslO gene encoding Hsp33 family molecular chaperone HslO, with translation MSESPKIPDLDRVIGFTIPGRHARGRIARLGPVLDEILAAHAYPPPIERLLAEALTLTALLGSLLKEAKGQLTLQAQTSGGIVSLLVCDYQNGELRGYVQFDRDRLGEVGEAPSLFALFGTGHLAITFDQALTGERYQGIVPLDGDSVAAAAESYFLQSEQIPSLIRLGSVRQPDGRCVAGGLFLQHLPEGEEGRERIQAREDHPEWHHVEALGATMGADELADPAVSLETLVWRLFNEEDEVRLLKATDLSKGCRCDGAYITQVLAKFPPEERAAMADENGVITVDCAFCATSFPVEAATIGA, from the coding sequence ATGAGCGAGAGTCCCAAAATCCCCGATCTCGACCGCGTGATCGGCTTCACCATCCCCGGCCGCCACGCCCGCGGCCGGATCGCGCGGCTGGGGCCGGTGCTCGACGAGATTCTGGCCGCTCATGCCTATCCGCCGCCGATCGAGCGGCTGCTCGCCGAGGCGCTGACGCTGACGGCGCTGCTGGGCTCGCTGCTCAAGGAGGCCAAGGGTCAGCTCACGCTGCAGGCGCAGACCAGCGGCGGCATCGTCAGCCTGCTGGTGTGCGACTATCAGAACGGGGAGCTGCGCGGCTATGTCCAGTTCGACCGCGACCGGCTGGGGGAGGTCGGCGAGGCGCCCTCGCTGTTCGCGCTGTTCGGCACCGGGCATCTCGCCATCACCTTCGACCAGGCGCTGACCGGCGAGCGCTATCAGGGGATCGTCCCGCTCGACGGCGACAGCGTCGCTGCCGCGGCGGAAAGCTATTTCCTGCAGTCGGAGCAGATCCCGAGCCTGATCCGCCTGGGCTCGGTGCGCCAGCCCGACGGCCGCTGCGTCGCGGGCGGGCTGTTCCTCCAGCATCTGCCGGAGGGCGAGGAAGGGCGCGAGCGCATCCAGGCGCGCGAGGATCATCCCGAATGGCACCATGTCGAGGCGCTGGGCGCGACGATGGGCGCCGACGAGCTCGCCGATCCCGCAGTCAGCCTGGAGACGCTGGTATGGCGCCTGTTCAACGAGGAGGACGAGGTGCGGCTGCTGAAAGCCACCGACCTCAGCAAGGGGTGCCGCTGCGACGGCGCCTATATCACCCAGGTGCTCGCAAAATTTCCCCCTGAGGAGCGCGCGGCGATGGCGGATGAAAATGGCGTCATTACCGTGGATTGCGCCTTCTGCGCGACCAGCTTTCCGGTCGAGGCGGCGACCATCGGCGCCTGA
- the queC gene encoding 7-cyano-7-deazaguanine synthase QueC yields the protein MTQSLAVALVSGGLDSMVSAARAREDGHRLLALSIDYNQRHQVELAAARRIAAMLDAERHVVLPLDLSAFGGSALTADIDVPKGGVGDDIPVTYVPARNTIFLSLALGWAEATGARDIYIGVNALDYSGYPDCRPEFIAEYEKLAEVATKAGVEGQPFRIRAPLQHMTKADIVREAARLGLDAGLSWSCYDPAPGGVHCGLCDSCRLRAKGFEEAGLPDPTVYAAKP from the coding sequence ATGACTCAATCCCTTGCCGTCGCGCTCGTCTCGGGCGGGCTCGATTCGATGGTGTCCGCGGCGCGTGCGCGCGAGGACGGCCACCGGCTGCTCGCGCTCTCGATCGACTATAACCAGCGCCATCAGGTCGAGCTCGCCGCGGCGCGGCGTATCGCGGCGATGCTGGACGCCGAGCGACACGTCGTGCTGCCGCTCGACCTCTCAGCGTTCGGCGGTTCCGCGCTCACCGCCGACATCGACGTGCCGAAGGGCGGGGTGGGGGACGACATTCCCGTCACCTATGTGCCGGCGCGCAACACCATCTTCCTCAGCCTCGCGCTGGGCTGGGCCGAGGCGACCGGCGCGCGTGACATCTACATCGGCGTCAACGCGCTCGACTATTCGGGCTATCCCGATTGCCGGCCGGAATTCATCGCCGAATATGAAAAGCTCGCCGAAGTGGCGACTAAGGCGGGGGTGGAGGGCCAGCCCTTCCGCATCCGCGCGCCGCTCCAGCACATGACCAAGGCCGACATCGTGCGCGAAGCGGCGCGTCTGGGGCTCGACGCCGGCCTCAGCTGGTCGTGCTACGATCCAGCGCCCGGCGGCGTGCATTGCGGGCTGTGCGACAGCTGCCGGCTGCGCGCCAAGGGGTTCGAGGAAGCCGGGCTTCCCGATCCGACCGTCTACGCCGCCAAGCCATGA
- the queE gene encoding 7-carboxy-7-deazaguanine synthase — protein MSYAVKELFLTLQGEGVNAGRRAVFVRFAGCNLWSGREQDRASAICQFCDTDFVGTDGAGGGRFADAAALAEAVAQAWGPARERRFAVLTGGEPMLQVDDALVEALHAEGFEIAIESNGTLPAHPGLDWVCISPKAGSEVVQRSGDELKLVWPQPGTDVDALEQWDFAHFLVQPMDSADAEANREAAVAFAMERPKWRLSLQTHKLLGLR, from the coding sequence ATGAGCTACGCCGTCAAGGAGCTGTTCCTGACGCTCCAGGGCGAGGGCGTGAACGCGGGGCGCCGGGCGGTGTTCGTGCGCTTCGCCGGCTGCAACCTCTGGTCGGGACGCGAGCAGGACCGGGCGAGCGCGATCTGCCAGTTCTGCGACACCGATTTCGTCGGCACCGACGGCGCCGGCGGCGGTCGCTTCGCCGATGCGGCGGCGCTGGCCGAGGCGGTGGCGCAGGCGTGGGGACCGGCACGCGAGCGGCGTTTCGCGGTGCTGACCGGCGGCGAGCCGATGCTCCAGGTCGACGATGCGCTCGTCGAGGCGCTCCATGCTGAGGGCTTCGAGATCGCGATCGAGAGCAACGGCACGCTGCCGGCGCATCCGGGGCTCGATTGGGTGTGCATCAGCCCCAAGGCGGGCAGCGAGGTCGTCCAGCGGTCCGGCGACGAATTGAAGCTGGTATGGCCGCAGCCTGGGACCGACGTCGACGCGCTGGAGCAGTGGGACTTCGCCCATTTCCTTGTCCAGCCGATGGACAGCGCCGACGCCGAGGCCAATCGCGAAGCCGCGGTCGCCTTCGCGATGGAGCGGCCGAAGTGGCGGCTGTCGCTCCAGACGCACAAGCTGCTGGGATTGCGTTAG
- the lipB gene encoding lipoyl(octanoyl) transferase LipB → MSDFREGVEWRVAAAPVDYEAAVAEMEARAAAVQEGRAPELVWLLEHPPLYTEGTSADPAELVDPRFPVHKTGRGGRYTYHGPGQRVGYLVLDLARRGRDVRCFVHALEGWVIDALGRIGITGYRIPGKVGIWTKDGGAEAKIGAIGVRVKKWVTLHGFSVNIAPDLSHFQGIVPCGIADLGVTSAATLGIDSSLETFDAALALGFPTFLGELDGSGTKRLEGAARTV, encoded by the coding sequence ATGTCCGATTTTCGCGAAGGCGTGGAGTGGCGCGTGGCGGCGGCGCCGGTCGATTACGAGGCCGCGGTCGCCGAGATGGAGGCGCGCGCCGCCGCCGTGCAGGAGGGCCGCGCGCCCGAGCTCGTCTGGCTGCTCGAGCATCCGCCGCTCTATACCGAAGGCACCAGCGCCGATCCGGCCGAGCTGGTCGATCCGCGCTTCCCCGTCCACAAGACCGGGCGCGGCGGCCGCTATACCTATCATGGCCCCGGCCAGCGCGTCGGCTATCTGGTGCTCGACCTTGCCCGCCGCGGCCGCGACGTGCGCTGCTTCGTTCATGCACTGGAAGGCTGGGTGATCGACGCGCTCGGCCGGATCGGCATCACCGGCTACCGCATTCCGGGCAAGGTCGGCATCTGGACGAAGGACGGCGGCGCCGAGGCGAAGATCGGCGCGATCGGTGTGCGCGTGAAGAAATGGGTAACACTTCATGGCTTTTCCGTGAACATCGCGCCCGACCTGTCCCATTTTCAGGGCATCGTACCGTGCGGAATCGCCGATCTGGGCGTCACTAGCGCCGCGACGCTGGGAATCGATTCCTCTCTGGAAACCTTCGATGCCGCCCTGGCGTTGGGCTTTCCGACGTTTCTCGGCGAACTTGACGGAAGCGGAACAAAGCGTCTTGAGGGCGCCGCGCGAACCGTTTAA
- a CDS encoding GNAT family N-acetyltransferase has product MGLIPVPDGEVATIVTTLEMRTRPPLRPLPDSALRLAEWPSPAPDKYRALFRRVGEPWLWFSRLAMDEARLTAIIHDPEVAVFAVTDRTGIELGMLELDYRRAGECELAYFGLVPELAGKSHGRWLMAHALQRAWRSGVERVWVHTCTLDHPRALGFYRASGFTPIHRTIETFPDPRLTGLLSIDAAPHVPLLVSRR; this is encoded by the coding sequence ATGGGACTGATCCCCGTCCCCGACGGCGAGGTGGCGACGATCGTCACCACGCTGGAGATGCGGACACGCCCGCCGCTCCGCCCGCTGCCCGATTCGGCACTGCGCCTGGCCGAATGGCCGAGCCCCGCACCCGACAAGTACCGCGCGCTGTTCCGCCGCGTCGGCGAACCGTGGCTGTGGTTCTCGCGGCTGGCGATGGACGAGGCGCGGCTAACTGCGATCATCCACGATCCGGAGGTGGCGGTGTTCGCCGTCACCGACCGTACGGGAATCGAGCTCGGGATGCTCGAACTCGACTATCGCCGCGCCGGCGAGTGCGAACTCGCCTATTTCGGGCTGGTGCCGGAGCTTGCCGGCAAGAGCCACGGCCGCTGGCTGATGGCGCATGCGCTGCAGCGCGCATGGCGATCGGGGGTCGAACGGGTGTGGGTGCACACCTGCACGCTTGACCACCCTCGCGCGCTCGGCTTCTACCGCGCCTCGGGCTTCACGCCGATCCATCGCACGATCGAGACCTTCCCCGACCCGCGGCTCACCGGCCTGCTCTCAATCGACGCCGCGCCTCACGTCCCCTTGCTCGTCAGCCGGCGATAG
- the hemF gene encoding oxygen-dependent coproporphyrinogen oxidase, with product MLPLDEQQSAARAWFESLRDRICAEFEAIEKEAGSDAAFSYTPWDRTDPSGEPGGGGVRGVMKGRVFEKVGVNVSTVGGTFEGDFAKTIHGAGEDPRFFATGISLVAHMANPHVPAVHMNTRFLVTTKRWFGGGADLNPPIPYEEDTADFHARLKTACDAHDPGHYPRFKKWADDYFYIPHRKMHRGVGGIFYDHLEGDFDANFAFTQDVGRGFLDIFPTIVRRRMHIPFTEAEKAAQLVWRGRYAEFNLVYDRGTLFGLKTGGNIDAILMSLPPLAAWD from the coding sequence ATGCTTCCCCTGGACGAACAACAATCCGCCGCCCGTGCCTGGTTCGAATCGCTGCGCGACCGGATTTGCGCCGAGTTCGAGGCGATCGAGAAGGAGGCGGGTTCCGACGCCGCCTTCTCCTATACCCCCTGGGACCGCACCGATCCTTCGGGCGAACCGGGCGGCGGCGGGGTGCGCGGCGTGATGAAAGGCCGTGTGTTCGAGAAGGTCGGGGTCAACGTCTCGACCGTCGGCGGCACCTTCGAGGGCGATTTCGCCAAGACCATCCACGGCGCCGGCGAGGACCCGCGCTTCTTCGCCACCGGCATCAGCCTGGTCGCGCACATGGCCAATCCGCACGTTCCCGCCGTGCACATGAACACGCGCTTCCTCGTCACCACTAAGCGCTGGTTCGGCGGCGGTGCCGACCTCAACCCGCCGATCCCCTATGAAGAGGATACCGCCGACTTCCACGCGCGGCTGAAGACGGCGTGCGACGCGCACGATCCGGGGCATTATCCGCGCTTCAAGAAATGGGCGGACGATTATTTCTACATCCCGCACCGCAAGATGCACCGCGGCGTCGGCGGCATCTTCTACGATCATCTGGAAGGCGATTTCGATGCCAATTTCGCTTTCACGCAGGACGTCGGCCGTGGCTTCCTCGACATCTTCCCGACGATCGTGCGGCGGCGGATGCACATACCCTTCACGGAGGCGGAGAAGGCGGCGCAGCTCGTCTGGCGGGGACGCTATGCCGAGTTCAATCTGGTCTACGACCGCGGCACATTGTTCGGGCTCAAGACCGGCGGCAACATCGATGCGATCCTGATGAGCCTGCCGCCGCTGGCCGCATGGGACTGA
- a CDS encoding tRNA (cytidine(34)-2'-O)-methyltransferase yields the protein MRIALYEPDIAGNVGTILRTAACLGVGVDLIEPMGFPWGDRALARSSMDYAARVEVKRHPDWATFEAGVGGRIVLATTKGAVRLDVARFEAGDVLLFGSEGAGVPEAVHARADLRVTIPMVAGVRSLNVAVSAGIVLGEALRQTRGWPS from the coding sequence ATGCGGATCGCCCTCTATGAACCCGATATCGCCGGCAATGTCGGCACCATCCTGCGCACCGCAGCGTGCCTGGGCGTCGGCGTCGATCTGATCGAGCCGATGGGGTTTCCGTGGGGCGACCGGGCGCTGGCGCGGTCAAGCATGGATTATGCGGCGCGGGTGGAGGTGAAACGGCACCCTGACTGGGCGACGTTCGAAGCGGGAGTCGGCGGGCGGATCGTACTGGCGACCACCAAAGGTGCAGTACGGCTCGATGTGGCGCGGTTCGAGGCCGGCGATGTGCTGCTGTTCGGCAGCGAGGGCGCGGGCGTGCCGGAGGCCGTGCACGCGCGGGCCGATCTGCGCGTCACTATCCCGATGGTGGCGGGCGTGCGCTCGCTCAATGTCGCGGTGTCGGCGGGAATCGTGCTCGGCGAAGCACTGCGGCAGACGAGGGGATGGCCGTCCTAA
- the petA gene encoding ubiquinol-cytochrome c reductase iron-sulfur subunit, with translation MATLEDAVPPGESAAPYHEEVENPRRRDYLQIAAVAWAGVGVGVVALPLINQMNPSADVLAQSTTEVDISQIQPGQAIKTQFRKQPLFVRNLTPKEIAEADAVPLSSLRDPQTLDERTKPNHKNWLITLGVCTHLGCVPLGAGEGENKGPFGGYFCPCHGSAYDTAGRIRQGPAPQNLHVPDYTFTSDTVVTVG, from the coding sequence ATGGCAACGCTTGAAGACGCTGTTCCTCCCGGCGAATCCGCAGCGCCCTATCATGAAGAGGTCGAGAATCCCCGCCGCCGCGACTATCTCCAGATCGCCGCGGTGGCCTGGGCGGGCGTCGGCGTCGGCGTGGTCGCGCTGCCGCTGATCAACCAGATGAATCCGTCCGCCGACGTGCTAGCGCAGTCGACCACGGAGGTCGACATCTCGCAGATCCAGCCCGGCCAGGCGATCAAGACCCAGTTCCGCAAGCAGCCGCTGTTCGTGCGCAACCTGACGCCGAAGGAGATCGCCGAGGCGGACGCGGTGCCGCTTTCGTCGCTGCGCGATCCGCAGACGCTGGACGAGCGCACCAAGCCGAACCACAAGAACTGGCTGATCACGCTGGGCGTGTGCACCCACCTCGGCTGCGTGCCGCTGGGCGCGGGCGAGGGCGAGAACAAGGGGCCGTTCGGCGGCTATTTCTGCCCGTGCCACGGTTCGGCCTACGATACCGCCGGCCGCATCCGCCAGGGACCGGCGCCGCAGAACCTGCACGTTCCCGACTATACTTTCACGTCCGACACCGTCGTTACGGTCGGCTAA
- a CDS encoding cytochrome b — MSFPWAKHYEPKHPLMKWVDDRLPLPRFVYNAVGAGYPVPRNLNYFWNFGVLAGAALVIQIVTGVVLAMHYAANGGVAFDSVEHIMRDVNAGWFIRYAHANGASMFLAVVYIHIFRGLYYGSYKAPREMVWLLGVVIFLLIMATAFMGYVLPWGQMSFWGAQVITGFFSAIPVVGEWVRVWLLGGFAPDNAALNRFFSLHYLLPFVIAGVVILHIWALHIPGSGNPTGVEVKGEQDTVPFHPYYTAKDGFGLGVFLLVFATMIFFAPNYLGHPDNYIPANPLSTPAHIVPEWYFWPFYAILRAFTADFILPAKLWGVLAMFGSIVLLFFLPWLDTSPVRSANYRPTYRLFFWVLVADVLVLGYCGGAPAEPFYIILSQIAAAYYFLHFLLIIPIISAMERPRPLPNSITEAVLAGKGGNRLSESAVDGGSAVPAE; from the coding sequence ATGAGCTTTCCCTGGGCCAAGCATTATGAGCCGAAGCACCCGCTGATGAAGTGGGTGGACGACCGGCTCCCGCTGCCGCGCTTCGTCTACAATGCGGTCGGCGCCGGCTATCCGGTGCCGCGCAACCTCAACTATTTCTGGAACTTCGGCGTGCTCGCCGGTGCCGCACTGGTGATCCAGATCGTCACCGGCGTCGTGCTGGCGATGCACTATGCCGCGAACGGCGGCGTCGCGTTCGACTCGGTCGAGCACATCATGCGCGACGTCAACGCCGGCTGGTTCATCCGCTACGCGCACGCCAACGGCGCCAGCATGTTCCTGGCGGTGGTCTACATCCACATCTTCCGCGGGCTCTACTACGGCTCGTACAAGGCGCCGCGCGAGATGGTGTGGCTGCTGGGCGTGGTCATCTTCCTCCTCATCATGGCGACCGCCTTCATGGGCTATGTCCTCCCCTGGGGGCAGATGAGCTTCTGGGGGGCGCAGGTGATCACCGGCTTCTTCTCGGCGATCCCCGTGGTCGGCGAGTGGGTGCGCGTGTGGCTGCTCGGCGGCTTCGCGCCGGACAATGCCGCGCTCAACCGCTTCTTCTCGCTCCATTACCTGCTGCCGTTCGTGATCGCCGGCGTGGTCATCCTCCACATCTGGGCGCTGCACATCCCCGGCTCGGGCAACCCGACCGGCGTCGAGGTGAAGGGCGAGCAGGACACGGTGCCGTTCCACCCGTACTACACCGCCAAGGACGGCTTCGGGCTCGGCGTGTTCCTGCTGGTGTTCGCGACGATGATCTTCTTCGCGCCGAACTACCTCGGGCATCCGGACAACTACATCCCGGCCAACCCGCTCTCGACCCCGGCGCACATCGTGCCCGAATGGTATTTCTGGCCGTTCTACGCGATCCTGCGCGCTTTCACCGCGGACTTCATCCTGCCGGCGAAGCTGTGGGGCGTGCTGGCGATGTTCGGCTCGATCGTCCTCTTGTTCTTCCTGCCGTGGCTCGACACCTCGCCGGTGCGCTCGGCCAACTACCGGCCGACCTACCGCCTCTTCTTCTGGGTGCTGGTGGCCGACGTGCTGGTGCTGGGCTATTGCGGCGGCGCGCCGGCGGAGCCCTTCTACATCATCCTGAGCCAGATCGCCGCGGCCTATTACTTCCTGCACTTCCTGCTGATCATCCCGATCATCTCGGCGATGGAGCGGCCGCGGCCGCTGCCGAACTCGATCACCGAGGCGGTGCTGGCAGGCAAGGGCGGCAATCGCTTGAGTGAATCTGCGGTGGACGGCGGCAGCGCCGTACCAGCCGAATAA
- a CDS encoding cytochrome c1 has protein sequence MVRIIGGIIGLGFALVLAIALFGSVYGVVAEPAAPTAEHEFHLHPKELHLASDGPFGGYSKNTQQLQRGFQVYKEVCAACHSLRLVAFRDLQGIGYSEAQVKAIASQWAIQQPSVNPETGEAATRPNTPADKFPLVFANDVAARAANNNAIPPDLSLMTKARHDGAAYIHSLLTGYQEQPAELLKKFPDAKTPNGLHYNPYFANLNLAMPPPLTTDGQVTYQDGTKATVDQMAQDVAAFLVWTAEPKLEARHSAGWAAVIFIAIFCFLAYGAYLSVWRGVKH, from the coding sequence ATGGTTCGCATCATCGGCGGCATCATCGGGCTCGGCTTCGCGCTGGTCCTCGCCATCGCCCTGTTCGGCAGCGTCTACGGCGTCGTCGCCGAACCGGCGGCGCCCACGGCCGAGCACGAGTTCCACCTTCACCCGAAGGAGCTCCACCTCGCGTCGGACGGGCCGTTCGGCGGCTATTCGAAGAACACGCAGCAGCTCCAGCGCGGCTTCCAGGTCTACAAGGAAGTCTGCGCGGCGTGCCATTCGCTCCGCCTGGTCGCCTTCCGCGACCTGCAGGGCATCGGCTACAGCGAGGCGCAGGTGAAGGCGATCGCCAGCCAATGGGCGATCCAGCAGCCGTCGGTGAACCCGGAGACGGGCGAGGCCGCGACCCGGCCCAACACGCCGGCCGACAAGTTCCCGCTGGTCTTCGCCAACGACGTCGCCGCCCGCGCCGCCAACAACAATGCGATTCCGCCCGACCTGTCGCTGATGACCAAGGCGCGGCACGACGGCGCGGCCTATATCCATTCGCTGCTGACGGGCTATCAGGAGCAGCCGGCCGAGCTGCTCAAGAAGTTCCCCGACGCGAAGACGCCGAACGGGCTGCACTACAACCCGTACTTCGCCAACCTCAACCTGGCGATGCCGCCGCCCCTCACCACCGACGGGCAGGTGACCTATCAGGACGGCACCAAGGCGACCGTCGACCAGATGGCGCAGGACGTCGCGGCCTTCCTGGTGTGGACCGCCGAGCCCAAGCTCGAGGCGCGCCACAGCGCGGGCTGGGCGGCGGTGATCTTCATCGCGATCTTCTGCTTCCTGGCCTATGGCGCGTACCTCAGCGTCTGGCGCGGGGTGAAGCACTGA
- a CDS encoding adenine phosphoribosyltransferase: protein MSNNDDLKALIRTIPDFPKPGVQFRDITTLLLDAQGLALAIDRLAAAVKGPVDLVAGIEARGFLFAAPLAIRFGAGALLIRKDGKLPGATIAEDYALEYGTDRITIHADALAPGARVLLVDDLIATGGTARAAVRLIRKTGAEIGQAAFVIDLPELGGADALRSDGIEVTALMAFEGH from the coding sequence GTGAGCAACAACGACGACCTCAAGGCGCTGATCCGCACGATCCCGGACTTTCCCAAGCCCGGGGTTCAGTTCCGGGACATCACCACGCTGCTGCTCGATGCGCAGGGCCTGGCGCTCGCCATCGATCGACTGGCGGCGGCAGTGAAGGGGCCGGTCGACCTCGTCGCCGGCATCGAGGCGCGCGGCTTCCTGTTCGCGGCGCCGCTCGCGATCCGGTTCGGCGCCGGCGCACTCCTGATCCGCAAGGACGGCAAGCTCCCCGGCGCGACCATCGCCGAGGACTATGCGCTCGAATACGGCACTGACCGCATCACCATCCATGCCGACGCGCTGGCGCCCGGCGCGCGCGTACTGCTGGTCGACGACCTGATCGCCACCGGCGGCACCGCCCGCGCCGCCGTCCGCCTGATCCGCAAGACCGGCGCCGAGATCGGCCAGGCGGCGTTCGTGATCGACCTGCCGGAGCTGGGCGGCGCCGATGCGCTCCGTTCGGACGGCATCGAAGTGACGGCGCTGATGGCCTTCGAGGGGCACTGA
- a CDS encoding DUF3106 domain-containing protein: MIRTLRNLGLIAAAGIGLAACTDGYGYSGVSVGYGSGGYYDDYWDGGYYGYGGSPYWGWYGDYYYPGTGYYVYDRYRRPHRWTDRQRYYWERRRNEWRGNRGDQPNWDRWDRGGRRGDNDGRWGGRRDITPEQRQQWQQRREQWRNATPEQRQQWQQGREQRWRDATPEQRQQWQQRREQWRGATPEQRQQWQQRREQWRGSQGQTQPRATMPNRPSPSIGGEGRRGGWSGRGRDRR; this comes from the coding sequence ATGATCCGCACGCTTCGCAATCTCGGGCTGATCGCCGCCGCCGGCATCGGCCTCGCCGCCTGCACCGATGGTTACGGCTATTCGGGCGTCTCCGTCGGCTATGGTTCCGGCGGCTATTACGACGATTATTGGGACGGCGGCTACTACGGCTACGGCGGTTCGCCCTACTGGGGCTGGTACGGCGACTATTATTATCCGGGCACCGGCTACTACGTCTACGACCGCTACCGCCGTCCGCATCGCTGGACCGATCGCCAGCGCTATTATTGGGAGCGCCGCCGCAACGAATGGCGCGGCAATCGCGGCGACCAGCCCAACTGGGACCGGTGGGATCGCGGTGGGCGCCGCGGCGACAACGACGGCCGCTGGGGTGGCCGGCGCGACATCACCCCCGAGCAACGCCAGCAATGGCAGCAGCGCCGGGAACAGTGGCGCAACGCCACGCCCGAGCAGCGCCAGCAGTGGCAACAGGGCCGGGAGCAGCGGTGGCGCGATGCCACGCCGGAGCAGCGTCAGCAGTGGCAGCAACGCCGGGAACAGTGGCGGGGCGCCACGCCCGAGCAGCGCCAGCAATGGCAGCAGCGTCGCGAGCAATGGCGCGGCAGCCAGGGCCAGACGCAGCCGCGCGCGACCATGCCGAACCGGCCGAGTCCGAGCATCGGTGGCGAGGGTCGTCGCGGCGGTTGGTCGGGGCGTGGTCGCGATCGCCGGTAG
- a CDS encoding MaoC family dehydratase, whose product MRYWEDIKVGDRASFGRYEVTREEVLDFARKYDPQPFHLSDEAAAKTHFGRLAASGWHTCAMTMAMNVAHMQADAAESASLGAAGIDELRWLRPVYPGDVLRCEAEIVETRASNSRPDMGSARSRLTVFNQNDEPVMSFIAIGLWRRRPVESAG is encoded by the coding sequence ATGCGCTACTGGGAAGACATCAAGGTCGGCGACCGGGCATCGTTCGGCCGCTATGAGGTGACGCGCGAGGAGGTGCTCGACTTCGCACGCAAATATGATCCGCAGCCCTTCCACCTCTCCGATGAGGCAGCAGCGAAGACGCATTTCGGGCGGCTCGCCGCGAGCGGCTGGCATACCTGTGCGATGACCATGGCGATGAACGTCGCGCATATGCAGGCGGATGCGGCGGAATCGGCGAGCCTCGGTGCGGCGGGGATCGACGAGCTGCGCTGGCTGAGGCCGGTCTATCCCGGCGACGTGCTCCGCTGCGAGGCGGAGATCGTCGAGACGCGCGCCTCGAACAGCCGGCCCGACATGGGCAGCGCGCGATCCAGGCTGACGGTGTTCAACCAGAACGACGAGCCCGTGATGAGCTTCATCGCGATCGGGCTATGGCGGCGGCGCCCGGTGGAGAGCGCCGGCTGA